One segment of Panthera leo isolate Ple1 chromosome A3, P.leo_Ple1_pat1.1, whole genome shotgun sequence DNA contains the following:
- the AFTPH gene encoding aftiphilin isoform X3: MEPDIIRMYSSSPPPLDNGAEDDDDDEFGEFGGFSEVSPSGVGFVDFDTPDYTRPKEEFVPSNHFMPIHDFSENVDSLTSFKSIKNGNDKDITAELSSVKGQSDVLLSTTSKEIISSKTLDTSIDGIESPGDLNTIVKRRQNVGTPESFSPGDFRTDMNVVHQNKQLESCNGEKPPCLEILTNGFAVLETVNPQGTDDLDTEADSKGRKPLSTHSTDYNLDCAPSPAEEFADFATFSKKERIQLEDTGCAVLNDREALTIQENNKINRVSELSSVKALSLGRSFDDKGDIDGEDQVCVSEISIMSTRGFSTEKQGLPTLQQDEFLKSVQSKPWSLADSADNSEASMRECKTEEKLDLFTSKCADLCMDSIKTSDADDEVGSSKEESKKFTDSQSPSIDPTEENVLDDSLSVKNGDSSNDFVTCNDTNEDDFGDFGTASGTTPPFVTGTQDSMSDITFEESSEHFPHFSEPGDDFGEFGDTNAVSCQDEILFTESDLKQTSDSLSEECKLVGKSSGTGTDTVSKLEIEQEGEFGDFDSVPNIREDRSAFQDSDDFADFSSAGPSQVVDWNAFEDGQKDSCSWATFGDQQAAESHHRKEAWQSHRTDEKIDTPGTPKMHNVPLATSKGAVAGGHLQETATSVQTALLNRLERIFEACFPSIFIPDTEEEVTSLKHLLETSTFPIKTREALAESGELLDVWTELQDIHDAHGLRYQWGGSHSNKKLLCSLGIDTRNILFTGNKKQPVIVPMYAAGLGMLEPTKEPLKPLSAAEKIASIGQTNTMSPEMNTCTSDQFQVWIQSCMS, translated from the exons TAGACAATGGAGccgaggatgatgatgatgatgaatttGGGGAATTTGGTGGGTTTTCAGAAGTTAGCCCTTCTGGTGTAGGATTTGTTGACTTTGATACACCAGATTATACTCGTCCCAAGGAAGAGTTTGTACCTTCAAACCATTTTATGCCAATTCATGATTTCTCAGAAAATGTAGATAGCCTTACTAGCTTTAAATCCATTAAGAATGGTAATGATAAAGACATCACTGCTGAACTTTCTTCTGTGAAAGGACAGTCTGACGTTTTACTTTCTACCACCagcaaagaaataatttcatcTAAAACTTTAGATACTTCCATTGATGGCATAGAAAGTCCAGGAGATTTAAATACTATAGTGAAGCGGAGACAGAATGTTGGAACACCTGAAAGTTTCTCTCCAGGAGATTTTAGAACTGATATGAATGTTGTTCATCAAAACAAGCAGTTAGAGAGCTGCAATGGTGAAAAGCCTCCTTGTCTGGAGATTCTAACAAACGGGTTTGCAGTATTGGAAACTGTAAATCCTCAGGGAACAGATGATCTGGACACCGAAGCCGATTCAAAAGGACGAAAGCCTCTTAGCACTCATAGTACTGACTATAACTTAGACTGTGCACCTAGTCCTGCTGAGGAATTTGCAGATTTTGCTacattttccaaaaaggaaaggaTACAACTAGAAGATACAGGATGTGCAGTTTTAAATGATAGAGAAGCATTAACCattcaggaaaataataaaattaatagagtCAGTGAACTGAGTTCTGTAAAAGCACTGTCTTTGGGTAGAAGCTTTGACGATAAAGGAGACATTGATGGAGAGGATCAGGTTTGTGTTTCAGAAATAAGCATAATGAGTACCAGAGGTTTCAGTACTGAAAAACAAGGCCTTCCAACATTGCAAcaggatgaatttttaaaatcagttcaaTCAAAGCCTTGGAGTTTGGCAGACTCAGCTGATAATTCAGAAGCCAGTATGAGAGAATGTAAAACTGAGGAAAAACTTGATTTGTTTACTTCTAAGTGTGCTGACCTATGCATGGATTCTATTAAAACTTCTGATGCTGATGATGAAGTTGGttcttccaaagaagaaagtaaaaagtttACCGATTCCCAAAGCCCCAGCATTGATCCtacagaagaaaatgttctgGATGATTCTTTAAGTGTAAAAAATGGTGACAGTAGTAATGACTTTGTGACTTGCAATGATACTAACGAGGATGATTTTGGTGACTTCGGCACAGCCAGTGGCACAACTCCACCTTTTGTTACTGGTACCCAAGATTCAATGAGCGATATCACTTTCGAAGAGTCCTCAGAGCACTTTCCACATTTTAGTGAACCAGGTGATGACTTTGGAGAATTTGGGGATACAAATGCTGTTTCTTGCCAAGATGAAATTCTATTTACTGAGTCCGACCTAAAACAGACTTCTGATAGTTTATCAGAGGAATGTAAGTTGGTGGGAAAGTCTTCTGGGACAGGCACTGATACTGTTTCAAAACTGGAAATTGAGCAAGAAGGTGAATTTGGAGATTTTGATTCTGTGCCAAATATTCGAGAGGACCGCAGTGCTTTTCAAGACTCTGATGATTTTGCGGACTTCAGTTCAGCTGGGCCTAGCCAAGTTGTAGATTGGAATGCCTTTGAGGATGGACAGAAAGATAGTTGCTCTTGGGCTACTTTTGGAGACCAGCAGGCTGCTGAATCTCACCATCGAAAGGAAGCCTGGCAGTCACATAGGACAGATGAAAAGATTGATACTCCAGGAACCCCCAAAATGCACAATGTCCCTTTAGCAACTTCCAAAGGAGCAGTTGCTGGTGGCCATTTACAGGAAACAGCCACTTCAGTTCAG ACAGCTTTACTAAACCGCCTGGAGCGAATTTTCGAAGCATGTTTTCCTTCAATATTTATCCCTGATACTGAAGAAGAAGTTACTTCCCTGAAGCACTTGCTGGAAACAAGCACCTTCCCAATAAAAACAAGAGAGGCCTTAGCTGAAAGTGG GGAACTGCTGGATGTGTGGACCGAGCTACAGGACATCCACGATGCACATGGCTTGAGATATCAGTGGGGTGGCTCCCATAGCAACAAGAAGCTTTTGTGCTCCTTGGGAATAGACACCCGAAACATT CTCTTCACGGGTAACAAGAAGCAGCCTGTTATAGTGCCCATGTATGCAGCAGGATTG GGTATGTTAGAACCCACCAAGGAACCATTGAAACCACTATCTGCTGCAGAAAAAATCGCTTCCATTGGTCAGACAAACACCATGTCACCAGAAATGAACACATGTACATCTGACCAATTTCAG